A stretch of Nyctibius grandis isolate bNycGra1 chromosome 24, bNycGra1.pri, whole genome shotgun sequence DNA encodes these proteins:
- the SYTL1 gene encoding synaptotagmin-like protein 1 — protein MLASLVHARHAEPPRLQPPPASRHPPRGVPAVSPRPAMALGAEALLDLSFLTEEERRAITEVLRRDWQLRRREEGRVSKLRKSVSDPARLRTLTGDWFSDARAQRHRHHLGSDLVRASIRRRRRPRGVGDPEHSPSLGELEAIGEPLVEEEEDGVVEPEESPPTEEAQAPAEPQPSPTAPALEGTPVSQPPRQGDVPAEEQDTPAQPGDTVDGNPFGSSSAEEDEEEPDSTHSGPDAGQGPGTPPMDQASPGRVPPQNGHVPPTNLLTTSSSVSSLSSSTLSGSLMSLYSEGELGSVPVRGCVQFSLRYDPAKKELQVHVLRCRELAEAKKQRSDPYIKTYLLPDKSHRSKRKTAVRKRSLDPIFNETLKYKLEKRDLQGRTLNLSVWHHDSLGRNLFLGEVEIALGTWDWANTSPEWFSLQPRMPITSDGLTSRGNLNLALKFIPAGSEGGGLPLTGELHIWVKDAQSLIPLQSGTVDAFVQCYVLPDDSKASRQKTRVVKRSLNPLFNHTMVYDGFQARDLAEACAEFTLWHHEAFSKRQLGGIRLSLGTGSSYGLPVGWMDSTAEERGVWGRLLQQPGRWVEALLPLRTNLVPRA, from the exons ATGCTGGCATCGCTGGTGCATGCCCGGCACGCTGAGCCCCcccggctgcagcccccccctgCTTCTCGGCACCCGCCTCGGGGTGTCCCCGccgtgtccccccgccccgccatgGCACTGGGGGCCGAGGCGCTGCTGGACCTGAGCTTCCTGACCGAGGAGGAGCGACGTGCCATCACCGAGGTGCTGCGGCGCGACTGGCAGCTCCGCCGGCGCGAGGAAGGGCGCGtcag CAAGCTCCGCAAGTCGGTGTCGGACCCGGCGCGGCTGAGGACCCTCACCGGGGACTGGTTCAGCGACGCCCGTGCCCAGCGTCACCGGCACCACCTGGGCTCCGACCTCGTCCGCGCCTCCATCCGCCGCAGGAGGCGGCCCCGGG GAGTGGGGGACCCagagcacagccccagcctgggcGAGCTGGAGGCCATCGGCGAGCCgctggtggaggaggaggaggatggtgtGGTGGAACCGGAGGAGAG CCCCCCTACAGAGGAGGCGCAGGCGCCCGCAGAGCCCCAG cccagccccacagccccggcTCTGGAGGGGACCCCGGTGTCACAGCCCCCGCGGCAGGGTGATGTCCctgcagaggagcaggacaccccagcccagccag GTGACACGGTAGATGGGAACCCCTTCGGCTCGTCCAGCGCGGAGGAAGACGAGGAAGAGCCCGACTCCACACACAGCGGCCCCGATGCTGGGCAG GGGCCGGGGACCCCCCCGATGGACCAGGCATCCCCGGGCCGGGTGCCCCCCCAGAACGGCCACGTGCCCCCCACCAACCTGCTGACCACCAGCTCCTCCGTGTCCAGCCTCAGCTCCTCCACG CTCAGCGGCAGCCTCATGAGCCTGTACAGCGAGGGCGAGCTGGGCAGCGTGCCCGTGCggggctgtgtccagttctcCCTCCGCTACGACCCGGCCAAGAAGGAGCTGCAGGTCCACGTGCTGCGGTGCCGCGAGCTGGCCGAGGCCAAGAAGCAGCGGTCGGACCC GTACATCAAGACGTACCTGCTGCCCGATAAATCCCACCGCAGCAAGCGCAAGACCGcggtgaggaagaggagcttGGATCCCATCTTCAATGAGACCCTCAAG tATAAACTGGAGAAGAGGGACCTGCAGGGCCGGACCCTGAACCTCTCGGTGTGGCACCACGACAGCCTGGGCAGGAACCTCTTCCTGGGGGAGGTGGAGATCGCGTTGGGCACCTGGGACTGGGCCAACACGAGCCCCGAGTGGTTCAGCCTCCAGCCTCGG ATGCCCATCACCTCGGATGGCCTCACCAGCCGGGGCAACCTCAACTTGGCATTGAAGTTCATCCCCGCCGGCTCGGAAG GCGGGGGGCTGCCGCTCACGGGCGAGCTGCACATCTGGGTGAAGGATGCTCAGAGCCTCATCCCGCTGCAGAGCGGCACCGTGGACGCCTTTGTGCAGTG CTACGTGCTGCCCGACGACAGCAAGGCGAGCCGGCAGAAGACGCGGGTGGTGAAGAGGAGCCTGAACCCCCTCTTCAACCACACCATGGTGTACGACGGCTTCCAGGCGCGGGACCTGGCCGAGGCGTGCGCCGAGTTCACCCTCTGGCACCACGAAGCCTTCTCCAAGCGCCAGCTGGGCGGCATCCGCCTCAGCCTGGGCACGG GGAGCAGCTACGGGCTGCCCGTGGGCTGGATGGACTCGACGGCGGAGGAGCGGGGGGTCTGGGGACGCCTGCTCCAGCAGCCCGGGCGCTGGGTGGAAGCGCTGCTGCCCCTCAGAACCAACCTGGTCCCCCGGGCAtag